Within Metabacillus sp. KUDC1714, the genomic segment AGCCATGAATCCCGACCAGATATAGATAATAATGCTGGGATCGTTTGTACGTGTGCAAATAATCCAATCGATAGCATTATCATAAACACCACTAATGGAAATTTAATTGGACCCATCATGTATCACCGACTTTCAACTATATTGTCCTCTTTAGTAAATATTTCTATTCATATTTAAAAAGGGTAGTCTATAGTTTTTCTATCTTTAGATACAATCATAGTTGTTACAAGTATAATTTGTTGTTCCGAGGGGATAATAGATTAGAAGATTACATATAGGATGGTGTTAGAAGTGTCTAACGTACAGATCAAAGTTATGGATAATGGTCCTTTGCGGATATCAGGAGAAGTAGAACTGATTGATGTTGATGGGAACAAATTTACGACAAAAGAGATTTTTTCTTTATGCCGCTGTGGACGTTCTTCGAAAATGCCATTTTGTGATGCGTCTCATAAAGGGAATTTTGATTCTTGTGTTCGTGCCGAAAAAGTCTTAGGTGAATAATTAAGAAAGTTAGGAGGATGAGATTGTATGTTTCATCCTTCTACTCGTTTTTCTGCTTATTTTTGCTTCACATCAACAATCGCTTCAAGTGATAGCTTTTGGCGGTGGCCACTTTGTTCATCGACAATTTGAAGCGTATGTTGAATTGGATCGATATAATGAACATAGCCCGTGCATGTATGATGAAAATGATCTTGATAATATGTGAAAACTAGCTCAGCGTGCTCTTCCATTGCTAGGCAAATTGTTTCATTAAATTGTTCAAGCTGTTGCTCATCAAGCTCAGGCTTTTCTTGATAGGAATCAGCCTCTGACCAATCTCTTAGTAGCTTTACATGCTCAGGTAGCATCATTGATGTCCATTTTATATTCCCTCTGTCTCGTATCATGTCATTCACCATCCTCAACAATTATCCACTTTGAAATTCATTCGGATAGCCTAAGTGAAATAATGTATATGCAATCTCTTGATATCCAAGGTCATTTGGATGAATATCATCTCGTCTTGACAATAACTCACCCTGTCTCCCTTTAAAAACAGTGTAAATATCAGCAACGAAAATTGTTGAGCCATTACCAAGGCTATTTAAATGGCGATTAAATAACCGCACCCATTTATCTGCAAGTGGAATTTGTGGTAGCGGGTTATAAAGATTGAGAAGGTAAATCCTATAAGGCACACCACATTCTTTTTTCAGTTCATGTATTGTGCGCATGATTTTTACCATATTGCTATGGCATTCTTTTACTGATTGATTAAGCTCCGTTACATCACCTGTTTCAGCAAGATCCTTACTTGCATTGATTAAATCGTTTCCTCCGGCGGAAATAGTGATGATGTTGGCACGCTTAATTTTCTCGTGTAGATCTGGGCGTTCTACAATCGTAAGTACTGCACCTGTCTCAATGCCAGATTCTGCATATATATCAGCAACTACATGCTTGTTTAGCTCTTTTTCTGTCAGCCTGACATAACGTGCTACAAAACCAGGTGCTAAAAATGATGCACCTACTCCAACCGTTAGAGAATCTCCTAAAGCAACATATGTTAAACATTGCTGTTGTTTAACTGCCATGCTACGTCCTCCTAAGAAAAGCTCAGGGCGCCTTGTTCAGCCTTGAACAATAAGACGCAAGTGAATAGAAGACATTCTTTGTCTGCTATTCACCTGTGGCTTAGACCCAAGAGGGGCTAGGCGCTGGAGCTAGACACCAAAATAAAATCCTTATACACTATTCTTCATTGGAGTGAATCGTAGCTTTTCCATTTGAAATGGGCTTGTTATGCTTTATGTCCACCTACAAGTTTGGCACGATGCTTCGCTGTTCCGGCTGGAGTGTACGACACAGCACGTAAAATTGCATCTGAACCATATTTATGGCGAATTGAATCCATTACATAGCCAAGTGTTCGCTGCTTCGAACGATTTTGGCGAAACAAGTCAAGCTGCATCACGCAATCGTCTTCTATATTTGATAAAGTAATCGATATTTGCCGCACCGTTTTATTTGCGTAAAACTTGTCAAACAGCTGCAAACATATTTCATAAATATCCATTGTAATATTTGTCGGCTGATCAATTGTTTTAGATCGATGAAAACCACCGCCAAATTCATCACGGCTATAGCCAATTCCAAGACTAATCGTTCTTCCGACCTTATTGTGCTGCCGTGCTCTGCGGGCAACTTCCTCACTTATTTCTAAAATGACATGCTTAACTTCCTCGGGATCTGGGTAATCACGAAGCAAAATCTGACTTTTCCCAAAACTAATTTGTCCCTGCATGATCGGTGCCCCGACTGCTGATAAATCCACTCCCCATGCGTGATAGTATAGTTGGTTACCCATAACTCCAAATTTTTTCTCGAGAAGCTCAAGAGGGTAATTGGCTAGCTGTCCGACATTGAAAATCCCCATCCGATTTAATGTTTTTTGCACCTTTGAACCGATCCCCCACATTTTGCTTAACGGCTCAATCTTCCACAGCTTTTCCTTTACATCATCATACGTCCACTCTGCTATACCTGTTTTTTTCGCATCGATGTCTAAGCATACTTTTGAAAGAAGCATGTTAGGTCCAATGCCAATTGCACTAGGGAGACCAAACTCACACTTCATGTCATCACGAATTTTATCGGCAATCGTTTGGGCATCACCCCAAATATGCTCTACCCCATCCACTTCAATAAAGCTTTCGTCCACACTATAGGTATGAATTGCCTCCTTTGGCACATAGCGATGAAGTAATTTTGTTATTTCTGTTGACATCCGAATATAGGTACCCATCTTCGGATTAACAATTTTAATCCGCGGGTCCTTTGGAACTTCAAATAATCTCGCCCCCGTTTTAATGCCAAATTCCTTTTTCATTTGCGGAGAAGCTGCCAGTACAATACTCCCTTGGCGCTCAGTATCACCAACAACGACCAAATAACATGTTAGGGGATCTAAACCAAGTAAAACCGCAGCACAGCTTGCATAAAAGCTTTTCATATCAATACAAAGGATTTTTCGTTTTGGTAACTGACCGTAGTCTTCAATCATGACCGCTTCCTCCAAACGGAATGTATGTTCGTATTTATTATATTCTTTATCTTAAGCGAATATACGTTCTATTTCAATGGAAGTTTTCACCATCAGGGATGAAAATTCCGTCGAAAAAAGACAACGAAAAAAGTATACTAGCAATAGCGAGGTGGAAAATGGAGAACGAATTTTTATTAAAAATGCTCAAGAATAGCTTTTTACAATATGGCCGAGATCTTGATATAGATCCGCTTTCGAAAGATGATTCCTTACAACTAATTGAAAAGATTACAAACGAAAAAGATAAGGACACAGAGTGGTACGAGGTTGTGGAAGATGTTGTATACTCGTATTTAACAAACCAGGAATAAAGACAAAAGCGCTGGAGTTGGATGTGTTGGATGTCGAGTGATTATCCAAGTACAGGAAATGTATGTACAGTAGGATTTATAAAGAAAAAGGTAAGCACCAAAAATATCAGTGCTTACCTTTTTCTATTTTACACACTCATTGGAAAGTAACCTGTCCTTTTTAAAGGAAGCATTTCCTTGTCAGCTTCCGCTAATTCAATAAAGTACCCATCGTCATCTAATGCAAAAACATGCTCTAATTGCTGTGCAGCCTCTCTCATCCTACCGAGAGCAACGAGAAAACAAGCGCGATTATAGAGACAGAACAGGTCATCTGGATTTAATTCAATTGCCTTATTAATTGCGGCTAAGGCTTGATCTGTCTGTCCTTGACGATGAAAAATTAGGCCAAGCTGATTGTAGTTGTCTTCATTATTTGGTTCTAATTCAATTGCTGCCTTACTCGCTTTCTCAGCGTCTAGAAACTTCTCCATTTGGAGGTATAATCTAGCAAGATTATAATAGCCCTTATCAATTGTAGGCTCAATCAATAAA encodes:
- a CDS encoding YolD-like family protein, which encodes MIRDRGNIKWTSMMLPEHVKLLRDWSEADSYQEKPELDEQQLEQFNETICLAMEEHAELVFTYYQDHFHHTCTGYVHYIDPIQHTLQIVDEQSGHRQKLSLEAIVDVKQK
- a CDS encoding GDSL-type esterase/lipase family protein; its protein translation is MAVKQQQCLTYVALGDSLTVGVGASFLAPGFVARYVRLTEKELNKHVVADIYAESGIETGAVLTIVERPDLHEKIKRANIITISAGGNDLINASKDLAETGDVTELNQSVKECHSNMVKIMRTIHELKKECGVPYRIYLLNLYNPLPQIPLADKWVRLFNRHLNSLGNGSTIFVADIYTVFKGRQGELLSRRDDIHPNDLGYQEIAYTLFHLGYPNEFQSG
- a CDS encoding CDGSH iron-sulfur domain-containing protein, with translation MSNVQIKVMDNGPLRISGEVELIDVDGNKFTTKEIFSLCRCGRSSKMPFCDASHKGNFDSCVRAEKVLGE
- a CDS encoding Y-family DNA polymerase, yielding MIEDYGQLPKRKILCIDMKSFYASCAAVLLGLDPLTCYLVVVGDTERQGSIVLAASPQMKKEFGIKTGARLFEVPKDPRIKIVNPKMGTYIRMSTEITKLLHRYVPKEAIHTYSVDESFIEVDGVEHIWGDAQTIADKIRDDMKCEFGLPSAIGIGPNMLLSKVCLDIDAKKTGIAEWTYDDVKEKLWKIEPLSKMWGIGSKVQKTLNRMGIFNVGQLANYPLELLEKKFGVMGNQLYYHAWGVDLSAVGAPIMQGQISFGKSQILLRDYPDPEEVKHVILEISEEVARRARQHNKVGRTISLGIGYSRDEFGGGFHRSKTIDQPTNITMDIYEICLQLFDKFYANKTVRQISITLSNIEDDCVMQLDLFRQNRSKQRTLGYVMDSIRHKYGSDAILRAVSYTPAGTAKHRAKLVGGHKA
- a CDS encoding YqzH family protein gives rise to the protein MENEFLLKMLKNSFLQYGRDLDIDPLSKDDSLQLIEKITNEKDKDTEWYEVVEDVVYSYLTNQE